Proteins from a single region of Candidatus Binatia bacterium:
- the yrbG gene encoding sodium:calcium antiporter, whose amino-acid sequence MEGVLGIVVPSVVGLGFLYAGGEALVRGASALARRSGISPLAIGLTVVAFGTSSPELAVSIEAALAGASDVSVGNVVGSNIANVTLILGSAAVLRPCVAKAKIVRVDAPLVVLASVVLVFLLADGTVGRAEGAALAGALAVYTAFTLREAKSEPPSVQEEFSPLAASRRSGVLPAAALSVLGLFLLFSGGHLFVQGSVALARWAGVSEAVVGLTVVAVGTSLPELAATAVASFRGRSDLALGNVLGSNLFNILGVLGLSALARPLRPQGISWADLGAMVFLASLAAVFVGTGLRVGRFEGVLLLACFCAYWGWLWLGGGTVPA is encoded by the coding sequence ATGGAAGGTGTCCTCGGTATCGTCGTCCCGAGCGTGGTGGGGCTGGGTTTTCTCTATGCAGGAGGCGAAGCCCTCGTCCGGGGCGCCTCGGCGCTGGCACGGCGGTCGGGGATTTCGCCGCTCGCGATCGGACTCACCGTGGTCGCCTTCGGGACGAGTTCTCCGGAACTCGCGGTTTCGATCGAGGCGGCGCTCGCAGGAGCGAGCGACGTCTCCGTCGGCAACGTCGTCGGCTCCAACATCGCCAACGTCACGTTGATCCTGGGCTCGGCCGCCGTCCTTCGCCCGTGTGTGGCCAAAGCGAAGATCGTGCGCGTGGACGCGCCGCTGGTCGTCCTCGCGTCGGTCGTCCTGGTTTTTCTGCTCGCCGACGGTACGGTGGGGCGGGCGGAAGGCGCCGCGCTCGCCGGAGCGCTCGCGGTCTACACGGCCTTCACCCTCCGGGAAGCGAAGAGCGAGCCCCCGAGCGTGCAGGAGGAGTTCTCGCCTCTCGCCGCGTCGCGGCGCTCGGGAGTGCTTCCTGCCGCGGCTCTTTCGGTTCTCGGGCTCTTCCTGCTCTTTTCGGGGGGGCACCTTTTCGTGCAGGGCTCGGTGGCGCTGGCACGCTGGGCCGGCGTGAGCGAAGCCGTAGTGGGTCTCACGGTCGTCGCCGTGGGGACGAGTCTACCCGAGCTCGCGGCCACTGCGGTGGCCTCGTTCCGCGGACGCTCCGATCTCGCGCTCGGCAACGTGCTCGGAAGCAACCTCTTCAACATCCTGGGTGTCCTGGGACTCTCGGCACTCGCCCGTCCCCTGCGACCGCAGGGCATCTCGTGGGCGGACCTGGGGGCCATGGTGTTCCTCGCCTCCCTGGCTGCCGTTTTCGTCGGCACGGGTCTTCGTGTGGGGCGCTTCGAAGGCGTCCTCCTCCTCGCTTGCTTTTGCGCTTACTGGGGCTGGCTCTGGCTCGGCGGCGGAACGGTTCCCGCCTAG